In the genome of Maniola jurtina chromosome 3, ilManJurt1.1, whole genome shotgun sequence, one region contains:
- the LOC123880138 gene encoding DNA repair protein RAD51 homolog 4, whose amino-acid sequence MQRLTAQEHVNLTESILKTFSQNRITTLLDFLQEDVQKLSTLSKLSLPQILEIRNHILVKYSAPLINGTSLFINRLTCKQFISTGMNSLDAILCNGIPIGYITEICGLAGCGKSQLCMQLATNCVQNTSTSVLYIDTKGDFSAVRIQKILASCGFSYKDMASIMLKIKIIHIWNMEDLVKLFEKLKSGVLIIENLSLVIIDSLPSLMFQHFGDDNKIGLKLLNCFVNYARSISKEMEIAIVCVNIQTRWIDHDVVDLEDEDRAGETTYTEKWNRCLGKYWQNIPFIVLFLEKQQISNKNNCFTIKITVVRHNNPQINKNCMLEISSCGIR is encoded by the exons atgcaaCGGTTAACAGCGCAGGAACACGTAAATTTAACAGAAAGTATATTAAAAACTTTCAGTCAAAATCGCATCACAACTTTATTAGATTTTCTTCAAGAAGATGTTCAAAAGTTATCAACATTAAGCAAATTAAGCTTACCACAAATTTTAGAAATAAGGAACCATATTCTAGTAAAATATTCAGCACCATTAATAAATGGTACAAGTTTATTCATTAATAGATTAACTTGTAAACAGTTTATTAGCACTGGAAtgaatag tttGGATGCAATTTTGTGTAATGGAATTCCAATTGGATATATTACTGAAATATGTGGACTTGCTGGCTGCGGTAAATCACAATTATGCATGCAACTTGCTACTAACTGCGTCCAAAACACCAGTACTTCTGTTCTTTACATTGATACAAAAGGTGATTTTTCTGCTGTAAGAATTCAGAAAATTTTAGCTTCATGTGGGTTTTCGTATaag GACATGGCAtctattatgttaaaaataaaaatcatccaCATTTGGAATATGGAAGATCTAGTAAAGTTGTTTGAGAAACTTAAAAGTGGTGTTCTTATTATAGAAAATTTGTCACTAGTTATTATAGATTCATTACCAAGTCTTATGTTTCAACACTTTGGTGACGAcaataaaatag GATTAAAATTGCTAAACTGTTTTGTGAACTACGCAAGAAGCATAAGCAAAGAAATGGAAATAGCAATTGTTTGTGTTAATATTCAGACTCGATGGATTGATCACGATGTTGTAGACCTTGAAG ATGAGGACCGGGCAGGAGAAACAACATACACTGAGAAATGGAATAGATGCTTGGGAAAGTATTGGCAAAATATCCCTTTTATAGTGCTCTTTCTGGAAAAACAACAAATCTCTAATAAAAACAACtgttttacaataaaaattacgGTTGTGAGACATAACAATCCTCagattaataaaaattgtatgttGGAAATTAGTTCATGTGgaattagataa